In Drosophila yakuba strain Tai18E2 chromosome X, Prin_Dyak_Tai18E2_2.1, whole genome shotgun sequence, a single genomic region encodes these proteins:
- the LOC6525313 gene encoding mitoguardin: MQRVMPASWTSGGSLLPFRVSTTTKVVLFSLTAGVALMSVLSRFLRRRKPPRPPRRARKYTGRRNRNSMRSPNDLISIAGSKASARSGSPVGSTLAYSDRLSMASGSIGVGVMGVQNAGPGSSVVTQLTAQQLGMMGMEALDTVINFWEDALAAHYSPGGLPALLTTAEDSEFCREIQNLLEMAYTLQEQSELLFLDQRSVLFREEHSIDEAEEEAGETDDDRRSRKSGSVLSRAGSDPNFDSAESFASALDQVADLREFDGFIETSYEEYPLFQSALKHHDEYTVPCRTIRAELMHCSTDTEYLAKLHCVRLAFQFLFKDPAVGQWICDSGRQILTDLLCLGDKDTKEFLVGYEDMVNYLHDSNNWPCIQMELEQRNVKAMTFYDICLDFIILDSFKDLDAPPASVTAVVQNRWLSNGFKETALTTAVWSVLKAKKRMLKFPNGFMSHFYVISEQISPLMAWGFFGPNENLRDICHYFREQLLAFLGDIFSFQKSRFTTIEEFSQDVLQHMQTRVNNIGVKFSQ; this comes from the exons ATGCAGCGTGTCATGCCGGCATCCTGGACTAGCGGGGGCAGCCTGCTGCCCTTTCGCGTTTCCACCACCACAAAG GTTGTGCTCTTCTCACTGACCGCCGGCGTTGCTCTGATGAGCGTACTCTCCCGATTTCTGCGGCGTCGCAAGCCACCGCGTCCGCCTCGTCGGGCGAGAAAGTACACGGGTCGGCGTAACCGCAACAGCATGCGCAGTCCGAACGACCTCATCTCAATAGCCGGATCGAAGGCATCGGCCAGATCGGGCAGTCCCGTGGGCTCCACACTGGCCTACTCGGATCGCCTGTCCATGGCCTCTGGCTCGATCGGTGTTGGTGTAATGGGCGTACAAAATGCCGGTCCTGGCAGCTCGGTAGTCACCCAACTGACGGCCCAACAGTTGGGCATGATGGGCATGGAGGCACTGGACACGGTGATCAACTTTTGGGAGGATGCCCTGGCGGCACACTACTCGCCCGGCGGTTTGCCCGCCCTGTTGACCACGGCGGAGGACTCCGAGTTCTGCCGTGAGATCCAAAACCTGCTGGAGATGGCCTACACGCTGCAGGAGCAGAGCGAACTGCTCTTCCTGGACCAGCGCTCGGTGCTGTTCCGCGAGGAGCATTCCATTGACGAggccgaggaggaggcggGCGAGACAGATGATGATCGGCGGTCGCGCAAATCCGGCAGCGTCCTCAGTCGCGCTGGTTCCGATCCGAACTTTGATTCCGCGGAGAGCTTTGCGTCCGCTCTCGACCAGGTGGCGGATCTGCGGGAGTTCGACGGCTTCATCGAGACCTCGTACGAAGAGTATCCGCTATTCCAGAGTGCCCTGAAGCACCACGATGAGTACACGGTGCCGTGTCGCACCATTCGGGCGGAGTTGATGCACTGCAGCACCGATACCGAATACCTAGCCAAGCTGCACTGCGTTCGGCTGGCCTTTCAGTTCCTGTTCAAGGATCCCGCGGTGGGCCAGTGGATCTGCGATTCTGGCCGGCAGATACTCACCGATCTGCTTTGTCTGGGCGATAAGGATACCAAGGAGTTTCTTGTGGGCTACGAGGACATGGTGAACTATCTGCATGACAGCAACAACTGGCCGTGCATCCaaatggagctggagcagcgcAATGTCAAGGCAATGACCTTCTACGACATCTGCCTGGACTTCATCATCCTGGATTCGTTCAAGGATCTAGATGCCCCGCCTGCCAGCGTCACAGCGGTGGTCCAAAATCGCTGGCTATCCAACGGATTCAAAGAGACG GCATTAACCACTGCCGTTTGGTCGGTGCTGAAGGCAAAGAAGCGGATGCTAAAGTTCCCCAACGGGTTCATGTCCCACTTTTACGTGATATCCGAGCAGATATCACCGCTAATGGCCTGGGGCTTCTTTGGACCCAACGAGAACCTGCGCGACATCTGCCACTACTTCCGGGAGCAGCTGCTGGCCTTTCTGGGCGACATCTTCAGCTTCCAAAAGAGTCGCTTCACGACCATCGAGGAATTCTCGCAGGATGTGCTGCAGCACATGCAGACGCGCGTCAACAATATTGGCGTGAAATTTAGCCAGTAA